Within Paenibacillus albicereus, the genomic segment GGACCGAGAGGATGCCCTCGTGCTTCATCGAGGCGAGCATGCGGTTGACGCTCTCGCGCGTCGTGCCGATGAACTCGGCCAGCTCGGCGTTGGTCAGGCGCAGCCCGATCTCAAGGCCGCCTGGCCGCAGCCGTCCGTAGCTGTTCGAGAGGCGGATCAGCGTGCTGGCCAGCGCGCCCGGCTTGCCGTACAGCAACAGGTCGCGGAACTTCGACTCGGCGATGCGCTGCTGGAGCGCCATGCCGTTCATCCAGCGCACGGCGAGCTCCCCGCTGCTCAGCAGCAGTTCCTCCAGGTCCTTCCAGACGATGACGCCGATGCGCGCATCCTGGGCGACTTCGGCGCTGCAGCCGTATGCCGACTGCCGTCCGGCCTCGGGACCGCCCATCAGGTCGCCTTTCTGCAGGATCGACAGGATGAACGCCTTGCCGTCCTCGGTCGATTTGCGCAGCTTCACCTTGCCCGAGAGGACGATATACAGCTTGTCGGCCTGCTCGCCTTCCCAGAACAGGTAGCTGCCCGCCACGGCCAAGCGCTCCGTCATGAGCGCCTCGACGCTCCTCCACTGCATTTCCGTAA encodes:
- a CDS encoding Crp/Fnr family transcriptional regulator; the encoded protein is MAMRQPAADSAYAAQKEAERTGYPAFFTEMQWRSVEALMTERLAVAGSYLFWEGEQADKLYIVLSGKVKLRKSTEDGKAFILSILQKGDLMGGPEAGRQSAYGCSAEVAQDARIGVIVWKDLEELLLSSGELAVRWMNGMALQQRIAESKFRDLLLYGKPGALASTLIRLSNSYGRLRPGGLEIGLRLTNAELAEFIGTTRESVNRMLASMKHEGILSVQGGLITIVDLPALRRVCGCPGCPACPKEVCRI